In Paraburkholderia phenazinium, the following are encoded in one genomic region:
- a CDS encoding HlyD family type I secretion periplasmic adaptor subunit translates to MPTHFLKIRALGDLCRRYGATFRSVWTIRDQLDAPARTAQERQFLPATLELIEAPSHPAPRWTMRVIVTLGVLILLIAVFGKLDIVATAKGKLIPGARVKTVQPAITGVVRQILIRDGERVTQGQALLVLDTTQAAADAHKASSARIDAALSSARARALLDALKTGRVPTLAMVDGASQTQQEESRRFAEGLYREYADKLAVSHAELARREAELASTQHEVAKLRATAPLARSEANDYKTLAPDRYVSQHDYLGKEQVALEQEHELAAQRSHASELVAGIAEQRATIEQMISQFSREQLDSLDKANQQLAQTTEDETKAMTRQDLLTLYAPVTGTVQQLSVHTLGGVVTTAQALMEVVPDDPVEVEANVENKDVGFVNVGQEAIVKIEAFPYTRYGYLTGKVISVSNDAIRGSDKKQGLTFTTRILLPTNQIRVNNKSINLTPGMEVTAEIRTGHRSVASYFLDPLVQTAGEGLRER, encoded by the coding sequence ATGCCTACGCATTTCCTGAAGATCCGGGCGCTCGGAGACCTGTGCCGGCGCTACGGAGCAACTTTCCGCTCCGTATGGACAATCCGCGATCAACTCGACGCGCCTGCGCGTACAGCGCAGGAGCGGCAGTTCCTACCCGCGACTCTGGAGCTGATCGAGGCTCCGTCACATCCCGCGCCGCGGTGGACCATGCGTGTCATCGTGACGCTCGGCGTGCTGATCCTCCTGATTGCCGTGTTCGGCAAACTGGACATCGTCGCGACCGCCAAAGGCAAACTGATTCCGGGTGCGCGCGTGAAAACCGTGCAGCCGGCTATCACCGGCGTGGTCCGGCAAATTCTGATTCGGGACGGTGAGCGGGTAACGCAAGGCCAGGCTTTGCTGGTTCTCGACACGACTCAAGCGGCCGCTGACGCGCACAAGGCAAGTTCGGCCCGGATCGATGCCGCGCTATCGTCGGCGCGTGCGCGCGCACTACTCGATGCACTCAAGACGGGGCGCGTACCGACGCTCGCTATGGTGGACGGTGCTTCGCAAACGCAGCAAGAAGAGTCTCGACGCTTCGCCGAAGGTCTGTATCGGGAATACGCCGACAAGCTCGCAGTTTCCCATGCGGAGCTCGCAAGACGCGAGGCCGAACTGGCCTCCACTCAGCATGAAGTGGCAAAACTGCGCGCGACCGCTCCGCTCGCACGCAGTGAGGCCAACGACTACAAGACGCTCGCACCTGATCGCTACGTGTCTCAACACGACTATCTTGGCAAAGAGCAGGTGGCGCTTGAACAGGAGCACGAACTCGCCGCCCAGCGAAGCCACGCGAGCGAACTCGTGGCCGGTATCGCCGAGCAGCGGGCGACGATCGAACAGATGATCTCGCAGTTTTCGCGCGAGCAACTCGACTCGTTGGACAAGGCAAACCAGCAACTCGCCCAGACCACGGAGGACGAAACCAAAGCCATGACCCGCCAGGATTTGCTGACGCTCTACGCGCCCGTCACCGGGACCGTCCAGCAGTTGTCCGTGCATACGCTTGGCGGCGTGGTGACCACGGCCCAGGCGCTGATGGAGGTTGTGCCGGACGACCCCGTGGAGGTCGAAGCCAACGTCGAAAACAAGGACGTGGGGTTCGTCAACGTCGGACAGGAAGCGATCGTCAAGATTGAGGCTTTTCCGTACACGCGTTACGGCTACCTGACCGGAAAGGTAATCTCCGTCTCGAACGATGCCATACGGGGGAGCGACAAAAAGCAGGGGCTGACCTTTACGACAAGAATTCTCCTGCCGACCAACCAGATACGGGTCAACAACAAATCCATCAATCTGACGCCAGGAATGGAAGTGACGGCCGAAATCAGGACCGGTCATCGTAGTGTGGCAAGTTATTTTCTTGATCCGTTGGTGCAGACTGCCGGGGAAGGTTTGCGTGAGCGTTAG
- a CDS encoding glutathionylspermidine synthase family protein, producing the protein MQRIKQTPRADWPQRLDDIGFRFHSIDKNGVAQPPDASRFPYWLEDAAYVFGEAEIEALWTATQELHARCLEAVDYVIRANLFARMAIPPAYEGLIRASWERRDPSVYGRFDLTLDPNGVPKLYEYNADTPTSLIESSLAQWFWKTDVQPAHDQFNSIHEALIERWGGLRKHYPQVPTLHFGCIFDSLEDIGNVEYLMETAVQAGWQVKILDMTRIGVDAASRFYDEQDEPIQLMFKLYPWEWMIRERFGRHLISSPTRWVEPPWKMILSNKAILPVLWQLFPDHPNLLPASFTPYLFDGVPHAKKPFLSREGANVTLVQDDGQVIEHEGRYGEEGFIYQAFAPLPRFGERYATLGSWVVGDEPVGLCLREEFHPITKNTSYFVPHYFIKS; encoded by the coding sequence ATGCAACGAATCAAACAGACGCCGCGTGCGGACTGGCCGCAGCGTCTCGACGACATCGGCTTCCGCTTTCATTCGATCGACAAGAACGGTGTCGCCCAGCCGCCCGACGCGAGCCGGTTTCCGTATTGGCTCGAAGACGCGGCCTACGTCTTTGGCGAGGCCGAAATCGAGGCCCTGTGGACGGCCACCCAGGAATTGCACGCCCGCTGTCTGGAAGCCGTGGATTATGTGATCCGCGCCAATCTGTTTGCGCGCATGGCGATTCCCCCTGCATACGAAGGGCTGATCCGCGCTTCCTGGGAGCGCCGCGATCCGTCCGTCTATGGGCGCTTCGATCTGACGCTCGACCCGAACGGGGTGCCGAAGCTCTACGAATACAACGCCGATACGCCGACCTCGCTGATCGAATCGAGTCTCGCGCAATGGTTCTGGAAGACCGACGTCCAGCCGGCGCACGATCAGTTCAACAGCATCCACGAAGCGCTGATCGAACGCTGGGGTGGGCTGCGCAAGCATTACCCGCAAGTCCCGACGCTGCACTTCGGCTGCATCTTCGACAGCCTCGAAGACATCGGCAACGTCGAATATCTGATGGAAACGGCGGTCCAGGCCGGCTGGCAAGTGAAGATCCTCGACATGACGCGCATCGGCGTGGACGCGGCCAGCCGGTTCTACGACGAACAGGACGAGCCGATCCAGTTGATGTTCAAGCTTTATCCTTGGGAGTGGATGATCCGGGAGCGTTTCGGCCGGCATCTGATCTCGAGTCCCACGCGCTGGGTCGAGCCGCCGTGGAAAATGATTCTCTCCAACAAGGCCATTCTGCCGGTTCTCTGGCAGTTGTTTCCCGATCATCCGAATCTGTTGCCGGCGTCGTTCACGCCGTACCTGTTCGACGGCGTCCCGCATGCGAAGAAACCGTTCCTGTCGCGCGAAGGCGCGAACGTGACCCTGGTACAGGACGATGGACAGGTGATCGAGCACGAGGGCCGTTACGGTGAAGAGGGCTTCATCTATCAGGCGTTCGCGCCGCTGCCGCGCTTTGGCGAGCGCTATGCGACGCTGGGCTCGTGGGTGGTGGGCGACGAGCCGGTGGGGCTGTGCCTGCGCGAGGAGTTTCATCCGATTACCAAGAACACCAGCTATTTCGTGCCGCACTATTTCATCAAGAGCTGA
- a CDS encoding LysR substrate-binding domain-containing protein, producing the protein MRIAPLPPLQCLIAFESAMRHASFTKAAAELHLTQSAISRQIAQLEDFLGRSLFVREHRSLRLTIAGERYAKHVQWLLANCSEATLDVMKRYGDQELTIACSSGVAVLWLTPRLGAFRAAYPNIHLRMIVRDGLASLSPAEFDVGLYYIRQRAEPHFTARRIFDEEVYPVCSPGYLDGRKLEPADLAQETLLMQEDGQRQWMSWPEWFRLNDVQMPGSPKSVVVNHYPQLVQMAILGQGVVLGWRHMIDACLAEGLLVRATRASASHGGGYYVVSPNDRSQNQAGRLFTNWLFEQAERQTMQHAPQQTARPAA; encoded by the coding sequence ATGCGTATCGCCCCGCTCCCACCGCTCCAATGCCTGATCGCGTTCGAATCGGCCATGCGTCATGCCAGTTTCACCAAGGCCGCCGCCGAACTGCATCTCACGCAAAGCGCAATCAGCCGCCAGATCGCCCAGCTCGAAGATTTTTTGGGCCGCTCGCTGTTCGTGCGCGAGCATCGCTCGCTGCGGCTCACCATCGCCGGCGAACGCTACGCGAAGCACGTGCAGTGGCTGCTCGCCAACTGCTCCGAGGCGACGCTCGACGTGATGAAGCGTTACGGCGACCAGGAGTTGACGATCGCCTGCTCGTCCGGCGTCGCCGTGCTATGGCTCACGCCGCGCCTCGGCGCCTTCCGCGCGGCGTACCCCAACATCCATCTGCGCATGATCGTGCGCGACGGGCTCGCCTCGCTCTCGCCGGCGGAATTCGACGTCGGCCTGTACTACATCAGACAGCGCGCCGAACCGCATTTCACGGCACGCCGGATCTTCGACGAGGAGGTCTATCCGGTCTGCTCGCCGGGCTACCTTGACGGCCGCAAGCTCGAACCCGCCGACCTCGCTCAGGAGACCTTGCTAATGCAGGAGGACGGCCAGCGGCAATGGATGTCGTGGCCGGAATGGTTCCGGCTGAACGACGTGCAGATGCCTGGCTCGCCGAAGTCGGTGGTGGTGAATCACTATCCGCAACTGGTGCAGATGGCGATTCTCGGCCAGGGTGTGGTGCTCGGCTGGCGCCACATGATCGATGCGTGCCTCGCCGAAGGTTTGCTGGTGCGGGCCACACGCGCTTCGGCCAGTCACGGCGGCGGCTACTACGTGGTGTCGCCGAACGACCGCTCGCAGAACCAGGCGGGGCGGCTGTTTACAAACTGGTTGTTCGAGCAGGCAGAGCGGCAGACGATGCAGCACGCGCCGCAACAGACGGCGCGGCCGGCGGCATAA
- a CDS encoding amidase, with amino-acid sequence MRRRSFFASLGLLASALSTKHASALPTKPASAAAAPDPTGAVRNSRHYLERIAALDRQGPQLRSLIELNPDALQIAATLDAERAAGTVRGPLHGLPIVVKDNIATGDRMATTAGSLALDGVRATRDAHLVARLRAAGGVILGKTNLSEWANIRSSRSTSGWSGRGGLSRNPYALDRSTSGSSSGSAAAVAANLTRLAIGTETDGSIVSPSSIMGVVGLKPTVGRISRDGIIPISHTQDTPGPIARTVGDAALLLAALAGPDPQDPATLGAPAPDDYLAALNPNALRGARIGVAREFFTGHDEIDERIEYALARLVLQGAVLVDPIDLPKVGYETEEQAVLLHEFKHDLPLWLATFAPHAPIRTLADVIAFNNTHRDREMPYFGQELLIQAQALGDLDSAVYVQALAACRKGSREEGIDRAIREHKLDAIVAPTGGTAWLTDFINGDSGGDGFSTPAAVAGYPHLTVPAGLVRGLPIGLSFVGPAWSEARLLALGYAFEQATQWREEPQFLKQSSIPPLRA; translated from the coding sequence ATGAGACGACGCAGTTTTTTCGCTTCACTCGGCCTGCTGGCCTCCGCCCTCTCCACGAAGCACGCCTCCGCCCTGCCCACCAAGCCGGCAAGCGCCGCGGCCGCCCCCGACCCAACCGGCGCCGTGCGAAACAGCCGTCACTACCTGGAACGGATCGCCGCGCTCGACCGGCAAGGTCCGCAGTTGCGCAGCCTCATCGAACTCAATCCGGATGCGTTGCAGATTGCTGCGACGCTCGACGCCGAGCGCGCGGCCGGGACCGTGCGCGGTCCACTGCATGGCCTGCCGATTGTGGTCAAGGACAACATCGCCACCGGCGACCGGATGGCAACGACGGCCGGCTCGCTGGCGCTCGACGGCGTGCGCGCCACGCGCGACGCGCACCTGGTCGCACGCCTGCGTGCAGCGGGCGGCGTGATCCTCGGCAAAACCAATCTGAGCGAGTGGGCCAACATCCGCTCCTCGCGCTCGACGAGCGGCTGGAGCGGACGCGGCGGCCTGTCGCGCAATCCGTATGCGCTGGACCGCTCCACCAGCGGCTCCAGTTCGGGATCGGCGGCGGCTGTCGCGGCGAACCTCACGCGCCTCGCGATCGGCACCGAGACCGACGGTTCGATCGTCTCGCCGTCGTCGATCATGGGCGTCGTCGGGCTGAAGCCGACGGTCGGGCGCATCAGCCGCGACGGCATCATCCCGATCTCGCATACTCAGGACACGCCCGGGCCGATCGCCCGCACCGTCGGCGACGCCGCCCTGCTGCTGGCCGCGCTGGCCGGCCCGGACCCGCAAGATCCGGCGACCCTCGGCGCGCCCGCACCCGACGACTATCTCGCAGCGCTGAATCCGAATGCGCTGCGCGGCGCCCGCATCGGCGTGGCGCGCGAGTTCTTCACCGGCCACGATGAAATCGACGAGCGCATCGAATACGCGCTGGCTCGACTTGTCCTGCAGGGTGCCGTACTGGTCGATCCGATCGATCTGCCGAAGGTCGGCTACGAGACCGAGGAACAGGCGGTGCTGCTGCACGAATTCAAGCACGACCTGCCGCTCTGGCTCGCGACGTTTGCCCCACACGCGCCGATTCGCACGCTCGCCGATGTGATTGCATTCAACAACACGCACCGCGACCGCGAGATGCCGTACTTCGGCCAGGAACTGCTGATCCAGGCGCAGGCCCTGGGCGACCTCGACAGCGCGGTCTATGTCCAGGCGCTGGCCGCCTGCCGCAAGGGTTCGCGCGAGGAAGGCATCGACCGCGCGATTCGCGAGCACAAGCTGGATGCGATCGTCGCGCCGACCGGCGGCACCGCATGGCTCACCGATTTCATCAACGGCGACAGCGGCGGCGACGGCTTCTCCACGCCCGCTGCGGTGGCCGGCTATCCGCATCTGACGGTCCCGGCGGGCCTCGTGCGCGGCCTGCCGATCGGCTTGTCGTTCGTCGGTCCGGCATGGAGCGAAGCGCGGCTGCTGGCGCTCGGCTATGCGTTCGAGCAGGCCACCCAGTGGCGCGAAGAGCCTCAGTTCCTCAAACAATCGAGCATTCCGCCCCTGCGGGCTTGA
- a CDS encoding type I secretion system permease/ATPase gives MGLEERPAQIEDAGLAALVVIARLHGIAVEASQLRHASVTDGHAFSEEQLILSARAIGLRASAINLLPERLPKTPFPALALDRTGHHFIIAGSNGATALVLEPGMQTPRTTPVSEIVDRCSGRMLLFTSRASLAGNLARFDFSWFIPAVVKYRRLLLEVLMVSVMLQIFGLVSPLMFQVVMDKVLVNRAYSTLNVVCVALLVSSVFEVVLTGLRNYVFAHTTNRIDVELGARLFRHLLALPLGYFEARRVGDTVARVRELESIRSFLTGQALTAVIDLIFSVVFLGVMCIYSVWLTLIVAISLPVYAALSMTLNPLLRERLNHKFARGADNQSFLVEAVSGVQTVKAMAIEPLFTHRWDNQLAAYVTASFRVNSLSNLGQQLIQLVGKLVTLATLFFGAKLVIDSKLSVGQLIAFNMMSQRVSAPVLRLAQLWQDFQQVGISMLRLGDILNTRTELPQSRQALPALKGEVSFEDVRFRYRPDSQPVLNGINLTIPAGEIVGIVGRSGSGKSTLTKLLQRLYIPGSGRVRIDGIDLALADPAWLRRQIGVVLQENLLFNRSIRENIAVTDPGASLDAVTQAAILAGAHDFISELPEGYDTIVGERGASLSGGQRQRIAIARALLTNPRILIFDEATSALDFETERVIQNNMLAMCRGRTVIIIAHRLSAVRHANQIVAMDRGQIVERGSHDQLLQQDGYYAHLVSLQST, from the coding sequence ATGGGACTCGAAGAACGACCGGCTCAAATCGAAGATGCCGGACTGGCCGCACTAGTCGTCATTGCACGCCTCCACGGCATCGCAGTGGAGGCATCGCAACTCAGGCACGCAAGCGTGACCGATGGCCATGCATTTTCCGAAGAGCAGTTGATTCTTTCGGCCCGCGCAATCGGCCTCAGAGCGAGCGCCATAAATCTGCTGCCCGAACGATTGCCGAAAACCCCATTCCCCGCGCTTGCACTGGACCGCACCGGTCACCACTTCATTATCGCGGGCTCGAACGGAGCAACTGCGCTGGTACTGGAACCCGGCATGCAGACGCCTCGCACGACACCAGTCAGTGAAATCGTGGATCGATGCTCCGGTCGCATGCTGCTATTCACTTCTCGAGCATCGCTCGCAGGCAACCTGGCTCGCTTCGATTTCTCGTGGTTCATTCCAGCTGTCGTCAAATACCGTCGGCTGCTTCTCGAAGTGCTGATGGTCTCGGTGATGCTGCAGATTTTTGGACTGGTCTCGCCACTGATGTTCCAGGTTGTGATGGACAAGGTGCTCGTCAACCGTGCCTATAGCACGCTTAACGTCGTCTGCGTGGCGTTGTTGGTGAGTTCGGTATTCGAAGTCGTACTCACGGGTCTACGAAACTACGTTTTCGCACACACGACCAATCGTATCGACGTTGAACTTGGCGCGCGCCTTTTTCGTCATCTGCTGGCATTGCCGCTCGGCTATTTCGAAGCGAGGCGCGTAGGCGACACCGTCGCACGTGTACGCGAGCTTGAAAGCATCCGTAGCTTCCTCACTGGTCAGGCATTGACCGCTGTCATCGACCTGATCTTCTCAGTGGTATTCCTCGGCGTCATGTGTATCTACAGCGTCTGGCTGACGTTGATCGTCGCGATCTCGCTGCCCGTCTATGCTGCTCTCTCCATGACGCTGAATCCTCTTCTACGGGAACGTCTGAATCATAAGTTCGCCCGCGGAGCCGACAACCAGTCGTTCCTGGTCGAGGCAGTGTCCGGCGTGCAAACGGTCAAGGCCATGGCCATTGAACCGCTATTCACCCACCGCTGGGACAATCAGCTCGCGGCGTATGTCACCGCGAGTTTCAGGGTCAACTCGCTAAGCAACCTTGGGCAGCAACTGATTCAGCTAGTGGGCAAGCTGGTCACGCTGGCAACATTGTTCTTCGGCGCAAAGCTGGTTATCGACAGCAAGCTCAGCGTTGGTCAACTGATCGCATTCAACATGATGTCGCAGCGCGTCAGTGCGCCGGTCCTCAGGCTGGCCCAACTTTGGCAGGATTTTCAACAGGTCGGGATCTCAATGCTGCGCCTCGGCGACATCCTCAACACGCGCACGGAACTGCCGCAAAGTCGCCAGGCCTTGCCTGCACTCAAAGGAGAAGTCAGCTTCGAGGACGTGCGCTTCCGTTACCGCCCGGATAGCCAGCCGGTCCTCAACGGAATCAATCTGACGATTCCGGCGGGAGAGATTGTCGGCATCGTCGGCAGGTCGGGATCGGGGAAAAGCACGCTGACCAAACTACTGCAGCGACTGTACATTCCCGGGAGCGGGCGCGTGCGCATTGACGGGATCGATCTCGCACTCGCCGATCCGGCGTGGCTGCGGCGGCAGATTGGCGTCGTGCTGCAGGAAAACCTGCTCTTCAACCGCTCGATACGCGAGAACATTGCCGTGACAGATCCTGGCGCTTCGCTGGATGCGGTGACCCAGGCCGCAATACTCGCTGGTGCGCATGATTTCATTTCGGAGCTACCCGAAGGCTATGACACGATAGTGGGAGAACGCGGGGCTTCGCTGTCCGGCGGACAGCGTCAGCGTATCGCCATTGCGCGCGCACTGCTGACCAACCCGCGGATACTGATTTTCGACGAGGCCACCAGCGCGCTCGACTTCGAGACGGAGCGGGTGATTCAGAACAATATGCTGGCGATGTGCCGCGGCCGCACAGTCATCATCATCGCGCACCGATTGAGCGCAGTGCGTCATGCCAACCAGATTGTGGCGATGGACAGAGGCCAGATCGTAGAGCGCGGCAGCCACGACCAATTGCTGCAACAGGACGGCTACTACGCGCACCTCGTCTCTTTGCAAAGTACCTGA
- a CDS encoding DUF3060 domain-containing protein: MNTQNFSEAIADVTAFITGASVSVADATNSAQQALAAQATRDKISATATAANDLFGVVSAGMQKGLETLSPASTEAAELLARAGARSSVLGLSLAGAPILKAVLNGDGGAITTSQLDALSGAALMAGAVSLPEVAVTLTVVGSLMVAASVFDTNPDNTLSNAVTQLKNLIQPYYNQLSPSDQTVFASQMSEAMSATLSGGMLLPQVNEAGWITGYTAEAPASITEEGDAKTYTFASGVTYIIGNVTDDDPLTDSSTGAEKSLWTVPAAGAGSPLTLDIHKDGSYSNSFTDPQGNKVTEVYVAGSSGTYTIAPMNGNYQFIDVEGKDNKVTVQGDNNQISLAAGTQASITGANNTIYADAGTAITLNSASGNTVWNEVTGDNLSISDGILTVAGDPNGPCGGATVTAGTTNSIAIHADGSQTLVTRYDDDDRVWERTYNAADVMTEQLVVSPDGSYGDELFDPKTGEARQWTFSNGDGTGLVLKFDSYGKTIERDYINRDRPSSQFVIDPVTGATTAYNTLSGVSLPTLQFDPATGAVAWSSGSGTNSLIATAYSAADHQAAQLVHAMAVYAPETSASISLAAIPPDNPQLLLAASPH; this comes from the coding sequence ATGAATACGCAAAATTTCAGCGAAGCCATCGCCGATGTCACGGCCTTTATCACGGGTGCTTCGGTCAGCGTGGCGGATGCGACCAATTCTGCCCAACAAGCGCTCGCCGCTCAAGCCACGCGAGACAAAATAAGTGCGACTGCTACTGCAGCGAACGATTTGTTTGGTGTGGTTTCAGCAGGAATGCAGAAGGGACTGGAGACATTGTCCCCAGCGTCCACAGAAGCGGCCGAACTGTTAGCTAGAGCAGGGGCCAGGTCATCTGTGCTCGGGCTCAGTTTGGCTGGCGCGCCTATTCTCAAGGCCGTGCTGAACGGAGACGGAGGAGCCATCACCACCAGCCAGCTTGATGCGCTTTCAGGTGCGGCGCTGATGGCAGGTGCAGTGTCGCTACCCGAAGTAGCCGTCACGCTGACAGTCGTGGGTTCGCTCATGGTCGCGGCCTCGGTCTTCGATACCAATCCAGACAACACGTTGTCCAACGCCGTCACCCAGCTAAAGAACCTGATCCAACCTTACTACAACCAACTTTCCCCGTCGGATCAAACTGTTTTCGCAAGTCAGATGTCTGAAGCGATGTCGGCCACGCTATCCGGAGGCATGCTTCTCCCTCAGGTGAATGAAGCAGGCTGGATTACCGGTTACACGGCCGAAGCACCAGCCAGCATTACAGAGGAAGGCGACGCCAAGACCTACACCTTTGCGTCCGGCGTAACGTACATTATCGGCAACGTCACGGACGACGACCCATTGACCGATTCCTCAACGGGCGCGGAAAAGAGCCTCTGGACCGTCCCGGCGGCAGGCGCCGGCAGCCCACTAACCCTCGACATCCACAAAGACGGCAGCTACTCGAACAGCTTCACCGATCCACAGGGAAACAAAGTCACCGAGGTCTACGTCGCAGGCTCATCGGGCACGTACACCATTGCACCCATGAACGGCAATTACCAGTTCATCGACGTCGAAGGCAAGGACAACAAGGTTACTGTCCAGGGCGACAACAATCAGATATCGCTTGCGGCCGGAACACAGGCTAGCATCACGGGAGCAAACAACACCATCTACGCGGATGCCGGCACGGCAATCACGCTCAATTCCGCGTCAGGCAATACCGTCTGGAATGAAGTCACCGGGGATAACCTCAGCATTTCAGACGGCATCCTCACGGTAGCCGGTGATCCTAATGGTCCCTGCGGAGGCGCAACGGTCACCGCCGGCACGACAAATAGCATCGCCATCCATGCCGACGGTTCGCAAACCCTGGTCACACGGTACGACGACGACGATCGGGTGTGGGAGCGTACCTACAATGCAGCCGACGTGATGACCGAGCAGTTGGTCGTGAGCCCGGATGGTTCATATGGTGACGAACTATTCGACCCAAAAACCGGCGAGGCGAGGCAGTGGACGTTCTCCAACGGAGATGGCACGGGCCTCGTTCTTAAGTTCGATTCGTACGGGAAGACGATTGAGCGGGACTACATCAACCGAGATCGACCGTCCAGCCAGTTCGTGATCGATCCGGTCACGGGGGCTACCACCGCATACAACACGCTCAGCGGCGTATCGTTACCCACTCTGCAATTCGATCCCGCCACGGGAGCTGTCGCCTGGAGTTCGGGCAGCGGCACCAATAGCCTGATCGCCACGGCTTACTCCGCCGCCGACCACCAGGCAGCACAACTGGTCCACGCGATGGCTGTATACGCCCCGGAGACTTCGGCCTCAATCAGCCTCGCAGCCATTCCGCCCGATAACCCCCAGCTTTTGCTGGCGGCGTCCCCGCACTAG
- a CDS encoding MFS transporter, with the protein MQGTLSPHVALPLDSLTRQRRRAILATVLGNGLEWFDFTVYSFFAVIIAKLFFPTGNELTSLLLTVATFGVGFFMRPVGGIVLGIYADKVGRKAALSLTILLMAAGTALIGLAPTYSQIGVWAPLLIVAARLLQGFSAGGEMGSATAFLTEYAPPDKRAYYSSWIQSSIGFAVLLGAAVGTFVTARLSADALHSWGWRMPFLIGILIGPVGYFIRSRMEETPAFIAVAEEAKSDSPLAEVLQRFPRETFASFSMVILWTACTYVLLFYMPTYSVRTLHLPASQGFLAGMLGGLMIMCFSPVVGKLADLYGRRRFLSGAAAAILLLAWPMFVYINRAPGLASLLVFQGIFGLLIAAYTGPILAAFAELFPTKVLSTGLSVAYNFAVTIFGGFAPFFITWLIASTGSNMAPAIYVMIAAAISLIGTFYVRDPRRLRG; encoded by the coding sequence ATGCAAGGAACGCTTTCACCCCACGTGGCGCTACCGCTCGACTCGCTCACGCGGCAGCGGCGCCGCGCGATTCTCGCCACCGTGCTCGGCAACGGCCTCGAATGGTTCGACTTCACCGTGTATAGCTTCTTTGCGGTCATCATCGCCAAGCTGTTCTTTCCGACCGGCAATGAACTGACTTCGCTGCTGCTGACGGTGGCGACCTTCGGCGTCGGCTTTTTCATGCGTCCGGTGGGCGGCATCGTGCTGGGCATCTACGCCGACAAGGTGGGCCGCAAGGCGGCCTTGTCGCTGACCATCCTGTTGATGGCGGCCGGCACCGCGCTGATCGGCCTCGCGCCCACCTATAGCCAGATCGGCGTGTGGGCGCCGCTCCTGATCGTGGCGGCGCGCCTGCTGCAAGGCTTTTCCGCCGGCGGCGAAATGGGCAGCGCCACCGCGTTTCTGACCGAGTACGCCCCGCCGGACAAGCGCGCGTATTACTCGAGCTGGATCCAGTCGAGCATCGGCTTCGCGGTGCTGCTCGGCGCGGCGGTCGGCACCTTCGTGACGGCGCGGCTAAGCGCCGATGCGCTGCATTCGTGGGGCTGGAGAATGCCGTTCCTGATCGGCATCCTGATCGGACCGGTGGGCTACTTCATTCGCAGCCGCATGGAAGAAACGCCGGCCTTTATCGCGGTCGCGGAAGAAGCGAAAAGCGACTCGCCGCTCGCCGAAGTGCTGCAACGCTTCCCGCGCGAAACCTTCGCGAGTTTTTCGATGGTGATCCTCTGGACCGCGTGCACCTACGTGCTGCTGTTCTACATGCCGACCTACTCGGTGCGCACGCTGCATCTGCCTGCGTCGCAGGGCTTTCTGGCAGGGATGCTGGGCGGTCTGATGATCATGTGTTTCTCGCCGGTGGTGGGCAAGCTGGCCGATCTGTATGGCCGCCGGCGCTTCCTGTCCGGCGCCGCCGCCGCGATCCTGCTGCTCGCCTGGCCGATGTTCGTGTACATCAACCGGGCGCCGGGTCTGGCCTCGCTGCTCGTGTTTCAAGGCATCTTCGGACTGCTGATCGCCGCCTATACCGGCCCGATTCTCGCCGCGTTTGCCGAACTGTTCCCGACCAAAGTGCTGTCGACGGGTCTCTCGGTCGCCTACAACTTTGCCGTGACGATCTTCGGCGGCTTCGCGCCGTTCTTCATCACGTGGCTGATCGCCTCCACCGGCAGCAACATGGCGCCGGCCATCTACGTGATGATCGCCGCGGCCATCAGTCTCATCGGAACCTTCTACGTACGCGACCCGCGCCGCCTGCGCGGGTAA